One stretch of Podospora bellae-mahoneyi strain CBS 112042 chromosome 2, whole genome shotgun sequence DNA includes these proteins:
- the apm1 gene encoding AP-1 adaptor complex mu subunit Apm1 (EggNog:ENOG503NVTZ; COG:U): MASAIFFLDLKGKTLLARNYRGDIPMSAVEMFPILLSEAEEESSAVPPCFSHEGINYLYIRHNNLYLLALTKRNTNAAEILLFLHKIVEVFTEYFKALEEESIRDNFVIIYELLDEMMDFGYPQTTESKILQEYITQESHKLEIQARPPIAVTNAVSWRSEGIRYRKNEVFLDVIESLNLLVSANGNVLRSEILGAIKMKCYLSGMPELRLGLNDKVMFESTGRTTRGKAIEMEDVKFHQCVRLSRFENDRTISFIPPDGEFELMSYRLNTQVKPLIWVECVVESHSGSRIEYMLKARAQFKRRSTANNVEIIVPVPDDADTPRFRTNVGSVHYAPEQSAIVWKIKQFGGGKEFLMRAELGLPSVRGDDEHGGGMTGGFGGSMGGVGAPGKGAKRPIQVKFEIPYFTTSGIQVRYLKITEPKLQYPSLPWVRYITQSGDIAVRLPDAV, translated from the exons ATGGCTTCAGCCATCTTCTTTCTCGACCTAAAGGGCAaaaccctcctcgcccgaaACTATCGTGGAGATATACCCATGTCAGCCGTCGAAATgttccccatcctcctcagcgaagccgaagaagagTCGTCGGCCGTCCCCCCTTGTTTCTCCCACGAGGGTATCAACTACCTCTACATCAGACACAATAACCTCTATCTACTCGCCCTGACGAAACGAAACACCAATGCCGCCGAGATTCTCCTTTTTCTCCACAAGATTGTTGAGGTGTTTACCGAGTACTTCAAGGCGCTCGAGGAGGAGTCTATTCGAGACAACTTTGTCATTATATACGAGCTTCTCGACGAGATGATGGACTTTGGCTACCCCCAGACTACCGAGTCCAAGATTCTGCAAGAGTACATCACCCAGGAGTCGCACAAGCTCGAGATTCAGGCTCGTCCGCCCATTGCTGTCACCAACGCCGTGTCGTGGCGCTCCGAGGGGATCCGCTACCGCAAAAACGAGGTGTTTCTGGATGTTATTGAATCGCTCAACCTTCTCGTGTCAGCCAACGGCAATGTGTTGCGATCGGAAATTCTGGGTGCCATCAAGATGAAGTGTTACTTGTCTGGCATGCCCGAGCTGCGGTTGGGCCTCAACGACAAGGTCATGTTCGAAAGCACGGGGCGGACGACGCGTGGCAAGGCCattgagatggaggatgtCAAATTCCACCAGTGTGTGCGTCTGTCGCGTTTCGAGAACGACCGCACCATCAGCTTCATCCCCCCTGACGGAGAATTTGAGCTCATGTCATATCGTCTCAACACCCAGGTCAAGCCGCTCATCTGGGTCGAGTGTGTTGTCGAGTCGCACAGTGGATCGCGAATAGAATACATGCTCAAGGCCAGGGCGCAATTCAAGCGCCGCAGTACGGCGAACAACGTCGAGATTATTGTTCCGGTGCCCGACGACGCCGATACACCACGCTTCCGAACCAACGTCGGATCGGTGCACTATGCGCCAGAGCAGAGTGCCATCGTCTGGAAGATCAAGCAGTTTGGTGGCGGCAAGGAGTTTCTCATGCGTGCCGAGCTCGGCCTACCCAGTGTGCGAGGTGACGACGAGCATGGCGGTGGCATGACGGGTGGCTTCGGCGGGAGCATGGGCGGCGTGGGAGCTCCTGGCAAGGGTGCCAAGCGACCCATTCAGGTCAAGTTCGAGATTCCCTACTTCACCACCAGCGGCATCCAAGTGCGCTACCTCAAGATCACAGAGCCCAAG CTTCAATACCCATCACTCCCATGGGTGCGTTACATCACGCAATCGGGAGATATTGCTGTCAGACTACCGGACGCCGTGTGA